CTAAAAGTCCTGCCGCTGCTAAACCTACTACTTTCTTCATGATAATACCTCCTTAAAGAATTTAATTTTCCATAATATTAGCACTTTTTATGACTTTTGTCAAGCTTTTTTTAAATTTTTCAATCATATTCAATTTTCATTAATTATATATGCAACATCTATGCCAATTCTTAATAACGAAAAATCAACTTATTTTCTGACATAGCTTTTGCATTTTTGCAAAAAATCATTGCAGATTTGCAAAAATAATATAATTTAAGGGATAAACATATACTCATCTTTATACCAGCCCCATACGGTTGGAAATACATTTTTAAATTTATTTTTAACTGCTACGAGTTCTTCCGGTGCTGCTATAAAAATCATAGGTTGCTGCTGCCCTATTATTTTAAATGCTTCTTTATATAGCCTGTCCCTTTCTTTCTGATTTAGCTCGGTAGAGGCTTTTATAAATAGCTCATCTACTTTTGCTTCCCAGTCGGTAGCCGGTTTTTTCTGTTTTGGATTCCATAGATGCATATGTCCGCTTGAAAGCCAAACATTTTGTCCAAAATATGGGTCTAATGTTCCGGTCAAGCCTATAATAACTGCATCCCAATCACCGGAAGACATTAGCTTGGATACAAGATTGTTAAAATCAATTGCCTGAAAATTAACCTCAATACCTATTTTCTTTAAATCTTCTTTTAATATATTTCCTATTATTTCTCTTTCTTTACTTCCTGCATTTGTTATAAGATTAAAAGAAAGTTTATTTCCTTCTTTATCATATAAAAATCCATCTTTTCCTTCTTTAAAACCTATTGAAAGAAGTATTTCTTTTGCTTTTTTAAGATTGTATTCATACTTTGGATAAAAATTTTCATCAAATAATCTTCTTTCTGCCGGTGTTACAGCGGTATATAAAGGATATGCCAAGCCGTTGTAAGCTATATTTATTATTCCTTTTCTATCTACTGCATAAGAGATTGCCTGTCTGAATTTTTGATTTTGAAACCATTTTAATTTATATTTTTCAATAGGTGCATTTGGATTTTGATTAAAACATATAAATGTTGTTGAAGGTGTAGCCCCGAGATTGTATATAGTAAAATCTTTTTCTTTTGCTTTTGGCAATAATTTAGGTAAATCTGAAGGTCTAACGCCGTATATATCTATCTCTCCTGATAAAAATTTTACAAGGGCAACATCAGGGTCTTTTATTATTTGGGCTTTTATCTGTTTTATATAAGGAAGTGGCTTTCCTTCTTCATCCTTTTCCCAGTAATAAGGATTTCTTTCATATATAACCATCTGTCCGGTTATATATTTTGATAATTTATAAGCTCCTGTTCCGATTAATTTTTCCGGTGGTGTATTTACACTCCATACGCTTGTAAATGTATTATTTTTAACATATTCTTCAAGGATATGTTTTGGCAATATCGGTTGTGATACTGCATTTAAAAATGGTGCAAATGGTTTTGGAAGTATAAATTCTACCGTTTTATCATCTATCTTT
The DNA window shown above is from Venenivibrio stagnispumantis and carries:
- a CDS encoding ABC transporter substrate-binding protein, which translates into the protein MNKLIYTGLAFLLIIVLFLPVYFISSSSDSSNLSVIKKVNLEEFNIVIGKETDLLQRALSSDAKTFNPVMATETSSTAVIGALFNGLTKTDVKTLLPEPDLAERWEKDKTGTIWRFYLRDAKWFDGKPVSADDVVFTYNQIYYNKNIPTSARDVLTIEGKPFIVKKIDDKTVEFILPKPFAPFLNAVSQPILPKHILEEYVKNNTFTSVWSVNTPPEKLIGTGAYKLSKYITGQMVIYERNPYYWEKDEEGKPLPYIKQIKAQIIKDPDVALVKFLSGEIDIYGVRPSDLPKLLPKAKEKDFTIYNLGATPSTTFICFNQNPNAPIEKYKLKWFQNQKFRQAISYAVDRKGIINIAYNGLAYPLYTAVTPAERRLFDENFYPKYEYNLKKAKEILLSIGFKEGKDGFLYDKEGNKLSFNLITNAGSKEREIIGNILKEDLKKIGIEVNFQAIDFNNLVSKLMSSGDWDAVIIGLTGTLDPYFGQNVWLSSGHMHLWNPKQKKPATDWEAKVDELFIKASTELNQKERDRLYKEAFKIIGQQQPMIFIAAPEELVAVKNKFKNVFPTVWGWYKDEYMFIP